One genomic window of Trichlorobacter lovleyi includes the following:
- a CDS encoding AAA family ATPase: MDRLMLDHMLNPSSYPEPTTAVQHLQTHISHLFLTDRYVYKVKKAVDFGFLDFTTLEKRHFFCHEELRLNRRLSPDIYLEVVALSRAADGQLSFRADGVPEEYAVKMRRMPEERMLSRLLEQGSVTEADIADIAAKLAGFHAAAAQGNGIALFGTVEAIRNNWLENLRQTVPYCGRTLSERDHALIGEWALQRLEQRGESFQQRLQHGFVRECHGDLHAENICLDGQVHIFDCIEFNEKFRYGDTAADVAFLAMDLANHGRQDLALSFISHYQAASGDTTLQQVLPLYLANRAFIRGKVESFRLDDPLISSDEKLAAGARAQRFFRLARGYVLREQFPRLLLLTCGLTGCGKSALADELAFQLGVRHLSSDLERKRLAGVAPTERGSAIYSADWNRATYDRLFEAAREQLRSGAGVIVDATFRVRADRERFVRLAAESGVVPVILQLQCPEAVVRQRLEQRQARGDSASDGTWQVYQQQMGSFELPDGDEALLVPLDATRQPEAMVDQLLEALHSQL, encoded by the coding sequence ATGGATCGTTTAATGCTCGATCATATGCTGAATCCCTCCAGCTACCCCGAGCCCACCACGGCAGTGCAGCATCTGCAGACCCATATTTCCCATCTCTTCCTGACCGACCGGTACGTCTACAAGGTCAAAAAAGCGGTTGATTTCGGCTTCCTGGATTTTACCACCCTTGAAAAGCGTCACTTTTTTTGCCATGAAGAGCTGCGTCTGAACCGGCGTCTGTCTCCTGATATCTACCTTGAGGTGGTTGCGTTGTCCCGTGCTGCTGACGGCCAGCTGAGCTTCCGGGCTGATGGAGTCCCTGAGGAATATGCCGTCAAGATGCGCAGAATGCCGGAAGAACGGATGCTGTCGCGCCTGCTGGAGCAGGGGAGCGTCACGGAGGCTGATATTGCGGATATCGCCGCAAAGCTGGCCGGTTTTCATGCCGCTGCCGCCCAAGGCAACGGGATCGCCCTGTTCGGCACGGTTGAGGCGATCAGGAACAACTGGCTGGAAAACCTGCGTCAGACCGTGCCGTATTGCGGCCGGACCTTGTCGGAGCGGGACCACGCTCTGATCGGGGAGTGGGCCTTGCAACGCCTTGAACAGCGTGGGGAGTCCTTTCAACAACGGCTGCAGCACGGCTTTGTCCGTGAATGCCATGGCGACCTGCATGCTGAAAATATCTGCCTGGACGGTCAGGTGCATATCTTTGACTGCATTGAGTTCAACGAGAAATTCCGCTACGGCGATACCGCCGCAGATGTGGCCTTCCTGGCCATGGATCTGGCCAACCATGGCCGCCAAGACCTGGCGCTCAGCTTTATCAGCCACTATCAGGCTGCAAGCGGAGATACCACCCTGCAGCAGGTGCTGCCGCTCTACCTGGCCAACCGGGCCTTTATCCGCGGCAAGGTGGAAAGCTTCCGTCTGGATGACCCCCTGATCTCCAGTGATGAAAAGCTGGCGGCAGGCGCTCGGGCACAACGTTTTTTCCGGCTTGCACGGGGATATGTCCTGCGTGAGCAGTTTCCCCGGCTGCTGTTGCTTACCTGTGGTCTAACCGGTTGCGGTAAATCGGCCCTGGCTGATGAACTGGCCTTTCAGCTGGGGGTGCGGCACCTCTCCTCTGACCTGGAGCGCAAGCGTCTGGCCGGAGTGGCCCCGACGGAGCGTGGCAGTGCCATCTACAGTGCTGACTGGAATCGGGCAACCTATGATCGCCTGTTTGAAGCTGCCCGGGAGCAGTTGCGCTCCGGTGCCGGCGTGATTGTTGATGCAACCTTCCGTGTCCGCGCGGACCGGGAACGGTTTGTCCGTCTGGCCGCTGAGTCCGGGGTGGTGCCGGTTATTCTGCAGCTGCAATGTCCTGAAGCGGTGGTCAGACAACGGCTGGAGCAGCGGCAGGCCCGCGGTGACTCGGCCTCGGACGGGACCTGGCAGGTCTATCAGCAGCAGATGGGCAGTTTTGAACTGCCGGACGGGGATGAGGCATTGCTGGTCCCGTTGGATGCGACCAGGCAGCCGGAGGCCATGGTTGATCAGCTGCTGGAGGCATTACATAGCCAGCTTTAA
- a CDS encoding OFA family MFS transporter translates to MSDQNPHKSRGWQVVIAGTGINLALGVLYAWSIFKEAIVGSIKAGGPGAFQWEMTSVGTPYAVCCLTFAFAMIIAGKAQDKIGPAKTALIGGLLVGAGFVLLGFTTSFIGWVLGFGILAGAGFGFGYSAATPPAVKWFSSAKTGLVAGIVVAGFGLAPVYIAPLAKFLLHAYGIQNSMLILGIGFLVVVCGLSFLLVNPPKGYVPREVLRGYYPALDAEKKKKEEANATVSEVLRSPKFYVLWTCFFIGAGAGLMVIGSVAGMAKKSMGEMAFVAVAVAALGNAAGRIVAGVMSDRVGRRATLFIMLTFQAILMFAAIPIIANPNPITLVLLATFMAFNYGSNLALFPSFAKDYWGLKNYGLNYGALFTAWGLGGFVLVQAADKIKAMPNGNNNSFIAAGVLLLCGAALSVFLADKKKAVAGEAEPSRWQEFWAEFSLGLKVFLGFEAPQVRAPRNWDAIEKSRA, encoded by the coding sequence ATGTCTGATCAGAATCCACACAAGAGCAGGGGCTGGCAGGTGGTTATCGCCGGTACCGGTATCAACCTGGCCCTGGGGGTGCTGTACGCCTGGAGTATCTTTAAGGAGGCCATCGTCGGCTCTATCAAGGCCGGTGGTCCCGGAGCCTTCCAATGGGAAATGACCTCGGTCGGTACCCCCTATGCGGTCTGCTGTCTGACCTTTGCCTTTGCCATGATCATTGCCGGTAAGGCCCAGGACAAGATCGGTCCGGCGAAGACCGCCCTGATCGGCGGCCTGCTGGTGGGTGCCGGTTTTGTCCTGCTTGGTTTCACCACCAGTTTTATCGGCTGGGTCCTCGGTTTCGGCATCCTGGCCGGCGCCGGTTTCGGCTTCGGCTACTCTGCCGCCACACCACCGGCGGTTAAGTGGTTCTCATCGGCCAAGACCGGTCTGGTGGCCGGTATCGTGGTGGCCGGTTTTGGTCTGGCACCGGTCTACATTGCGCCACTGGCAAAGTTTCTGCTGCATGCCTACGGTATCCAGAACTCGATGTTGATCCTGGGGATCGGTTTCCTGGTGGTGGTCTGCGGTCTTTCCTTCCTGCTGGTGAACCCGCCCAAGGGCTACGTGCCCCGTGAAGTGCTGCGTGGCTATTATCCTGCTCTGGATGCTGAAAAGAAGAAAAAGGAGGAGGCCAACGCCACGGTCAGCGAGGTGCTGCGTTCCCCCAAGTTCTATGTGCTCTGGACCTGTTTCTTTATCGGTGCCGGTGCCGGCCTGATGGTTATCGGCAGTGTGGCAGGCATGGCCAAGAAGAGTATGGGCGAGATGGCCTTTGTGGCGGTCGCTGTTGCTGCTCTGGGTAATGCCGCCGGCCGGATTGTTGCCGGGGTGATGTCAGATCGGGTCGGTCGTCGTGCCACCCTGTTTATCATGCTGACCTTCCAGGCGATCCTGATGTTTGCCGCCATACCGATTATTGCAAACCCCAACCCGATCACCCTGGTGCTGCTTGCCACCTTCATGGCTTTTAACTATGGTTCCAACCTGGCCCTGTTCCCCTCCTTTGCCAAGGATTACTGGGGGCTCAAGAACTACGGCCTGAACTATGGCGCCCTTTTTACCGCCTGGGGCCTTGGCGGCTTTGTCCTGGTGCAGGCGGCTGACAAGATCAAGGCCATGCCGAACGGCAACAACAACTCCTTTATTGCTGCCGGTGTACTGCTGCTCTGCGGCGCTGCCTTGAGTGTCTTCCTGGCTGACAAGAAGAAGGCCGTTGCCGGTGAGGCCGAGCCTTCACGCTGGCAGGAGTTCTGGGCCGAGTTTTCTCTGGGACTCAAAGTGTTCCTCGGCTTTGAAGCTCCTCAGGTACGCGCTCCCCGCAACTGGGACGCCATTGAGAAATCCAGGGCCTGA
- a CDS encoding PilZ domain-containing protein, with amino-acid sequence MSSPLVLLISRSASRSQIYREALDALGISCLAISELKEAVVLASGTPLSGILLDMPVLIKATPSEKLASEDIFKALPSAYLNIAPATDTIKLLTANGMQGVARTLEEFAELCKGFAPRMVRPKDRYPLHLQALLTAAPGQGSPEQTVTLNVSSQGCFLFSSSPDYQLNQQVEIQFIDLADKAPIRATICWLRRWGSGEHQIPGIGVSFDALSEAQRSEITRLLEPLQPH; translated from the coding sequence ATGAGTTCCCCCCTTGTCCTGCTGATTTCCCGCAGTGCAAGCCGCTCGCAGATCTACCGCGAGGCGCTTGACGCCCTGGGGATTTCCTGTCTGGCGATTTCCGAACTGAAAGAAGCGGTGGTGCTGGCATCCGGCACCCCCTTAAGCGGCATACTGCTGGATATGCCGGTGCTGATCAAGGCAACGCCGAGTGAGAAGCTGGCCAGTGAAGATATCTTCAAGGCGCTTCCCAGTGCCTACCTGAACATTGCGCCAGCCACCGACACCATCAAGCTCCTGACGGCAAACGGCATGCAGGGTGTTGCCAGAACGCTTGAGGAGTTTGCCGAACTCTGCAAGGGATTTGCCCCTCGCATGGTTCGCCCCAAAGATCGCTACCCGCTTCACCTGCAGGCCCTGCTGACCGCCGCCCCCGGCCAGGGCAGCCCGGAGCAGACCGTTACCCTGAACGTCTCATCCCAAGGCTGCTTTCTGTTCAGCAGCAGCCCTGATTATCAGCTCAATCAGCAGGTAGAGATTCAGTTTATCGACCTGGCGGATAAAGCCCCGATCAGGGCCACCATCTGCTGGCTGCGGCGCTGGGGTTCAGGCGAGCACCAGATACCGGGCATTGGTGTCAGCTTTGATGCCCTCAGCGAGGCACAGCGTTCCGAGATCACCCGACTGCTGGAACCGCTGCAACCGCACTGA